The Solanum stenotomum isolate F172 unplaced genomic scaffold, ASM1918654v1 scaffold948, whole genome shotgun sequence DNA segment aatattaaattataatataacttacaaaaattccttataTTTGGGGGTTAATTACATCTTACTCCAAAAGTTTcttcaattacaaaaattcttGAGTTTTATTGCTCTCGGATACATTTTTTGGTTGTCCGATATATTGCAAATGATACATTATTTAATGGAAGGGATGTATCTGAGAGGGGGAAGGGATGGATGCAAGAGGAATAGGGATATATCCAAAAGGATAGAGATGTATTTGAGAGGGAATAGAGATTATCTTAagttgtatatttatgtaattttattgtattatatatgtttatttttaaaaaatgttaaccatgaatattttaaaacacCATATAGAATGAATTGCActttataataatttcttttttttctatttcaactaaattaatcgaaacttataagttttttAAGTTtccataattaaaatttaaaaatatatctctcatactcattttaatattatgtatAACACATACATTGAatcaaagaataataataacattgGTATTTTTTCATAACCTTTTTCATAACTCTTTGTATTATCAAGCTTTTATTATGTAGAAGagttatttatattatcaaaCTTTTGTTATGTATAAGAGTGAAGAAGTAGGACGGTCCTTATCACCTTTTTGATAAGAATCAAACGGACcatattattttttcagaaataCTTTTTTAGACTCAATTAATgtggaacaattttttttttatatgttacaaatagaatgtcacattttcataatagaaaataatctaactttaaaatactcattttactgttaacaaaattatttatagtCATACAAATGGTCAAGGAATATTTAGaccacaattttttaaaaattatttctttcataaactttgtgTCAGGTCAAATGGTGtcatataaaattgaaatggaggaaatAACAAAAGATGAGGAGAAAGAAGACTTATATAGTACAAAATCGAGAAATAGTGCAAAATAGTCATTTATCTTTGGGTTAGGACTCAAAGTCCTTCTTGAGTTTTCATATGGAGCGGTAATAATACTTCATATTTGTTATATTACTGCACTTTTGATCCTTCCCCAgttttttgtctatttttcaacattgattttatccacaatttatgtatgaaatgtTGGGATAAGGATCtgaaaaatatctaattttggtcaaatttgctgttgcgatactaaatttTCATGAGGACTTATTACCTacctaaactatttaatatcgtatttAAAGAAGTAATTAAAGAAGGATAAAAATTGATTGCAGGATTGGATTTACATTTTATAGGGCACTGCGGACGACAATATTGACTTTGGgagatttgaaaaaaattgtacttaCTTATAAACCACATAATGACCGTCAAATTTTGACCCCACAATAAGCCTCACTATCACCTTTTTAAGATCTTACACCGAAAAATTCCAGGCTTTCCAGCAACCAGAACGCTCGTGttcatttgataaaaataatggCTTTTCGGAAGGAACAAATTCTTTCAAACGAATTTATCATTACGcgcaaatttcaaataatttgttGCTAAATTAATTCTGTTATTTAACTAActtataagagaaaaaaaaataaattaacaagattgattaaataaattttgtccaaaaaatattatcaatcacatcatttgccaaattCAAATCCAAAGCCAAATACGAGCGAGCGACCATACTCTTTTTTATCACCATAAAAGTAGGATGGAGGAGAGTAGTAGGTGAGGtggaggaaaaagaaaaaatatatattcagatTGATTTGCTTTCCCCATCTTCTTACTCTCACCATAGCCTCTCCGATATATACCCCCGAATTGTCTTCTCCAAAATCATCCCAAAAGGTCAAAACTTTAGTAAGCTCTCTCTGTTAACCTAGCTCATTTCCTTATTGAAAATTCaaagtaaaatagaaaaaagatgtCTGGGCAGTACTCATTGTGTTCtgatgtttatggtttagaATGTAGTGGTGatgataattgttttttttttaaatatggaCTAAGAGAGTAGATGATGGAGGATGATGAATATGTCGCCAGCTTCAAAAATCTCATAGACAATGTTTACCATGGCTCTATGGATCTGTTTCAATTCCAAATTCCGCTAACTTGTCATATCAATTAATAGCTTGAAACTTTTTAGTATTactcctctttttttcttttaaatttctaatgtaacttcctttttgttttgtttttattttaaacagTAGCCATATAATGGGAACGGAGGTAGCTGCAGCACAATTTTCTGCCGCCCAGGCTGCAGAAGCTGTAGCCCAGGCCGCAGCTTCTGTGGTTCAGGCCGCAGCTTCTGTGGTTCAGGCTGCCGCTTCTGTAGTTCAGGCCGCCGCTTCTGTGGTTCAGGCCGTGGCTCAGGTTGTGGTTCAGGCCGCAGCTTCTGTGGTTCAGGTTGTGGTTCAGGCCGCGGCTCAGGTTGCGGCTCAAGCCTCTACTACCGTCGCAGATCAAGATGCAGCTACTGTTGGAGCTGATGAGGTGGTCAATGAAAGCGCTGGTATCAGGTTCTGGAATAAGACCAAGGCCTGTTTTAGGCCATGCTATTCATCTGTTGGTGATGTGTAGTGCTGCAGCTGGGGCATGTGCATAGGCGTGGTTACTGGTGTTTTTCATGTGGGTTATGGAGGCACCACTCCTGCAGCTTTGTAAAGGAAGGAGGTCACTGCTAACgcttatattataaataattggcgtgttttaatttgttgttgcgatttAAGTAAACATTTTCATGGATCCTAACGTTTTGAATTTAGATGGTGTTAGCCCATTTTTCACTTTGTGCTTATGGATACATCGCAatgttttggttttaattttcattttgtttgatGATGAAGTTAAAACAGAGAATCCctaaagaagataagaagaaatGCCATAGATTAAAACAACCCATGTTCATTTTCTCTCTCCACACATTGAAattcagcaaaaaaaaaacGTTGATAAgaatcctttttttctttctttgtgtgTGTGTCTATCTAGGGTTTGCATTTCTTTCACAATTTTGGTTGTCTGAGTTGGAGAGAAAAGAGGATCTAAGAGTTAGCCAAGAGAAGAAATGAGTGAGAaaataaagtagaaaaagatCATCAAGGGAAGGAGGGATGGGTAGAGGAAGAGTTGAGCTGAAAAGGATAGAGAACAAGATAAATAGACAAAGTCACTTTTGCAAAGAGGAGAAATGGATTGCTCAAAAAAGCTTATGACCTATCTATGCTTTGTGAAGCTGTAGTTGCTCTACTCGTTTTCTCTAATCGTGGAAAACTCTATGAATTCTGCAGCACAaacaagtaattttttaatctatatctttttgtttgatttaatttCTTGCAAAATTTTTTTTGCATTAGATGGGTAGATATCTGTTAGAACAGGCAAAACGCAAATGGACTGGTGATGTCCTTGGACAAACCTCTCTCATGAGCTAGTTTTTTGAgttgaattaattagttcaaGTGTCATATCTTAGGTCTGGGTGTGTGAAGTGGGTGTTAGAGTGTGGTAAAGGGGAATAGACTTCATTAGCTAGATATATTGTTACAATGATTATTTTATGGTTGAGCTCTTTTGATTGTCAACAAGAACGAAGGTCTGTTGTTTACATCATTTTAGCCCAGCAGTAGTGCTCTACCAACCTGCGCGGAATCAGAATCTGGTTAGACAATCTCTAATCGGAGCAATTTTAGACATGTCTCAATGCTTAGAGCTAAACCTGTTAGAAGTAAAGAGGATAAGGCATTCCTTTTTACAACACTGACTAAACAACGAAGATATGTACACCATATATAGAAATAGATCATTATTCAAGTAGTGTGTCCAAAACTAGACTATTGCAGCAGCTTAGATTGTGTCTCGTAGCTAGGTTAAATTGGTGGGTAAATCACATGAAATAATGAAAGCAATAGTCTTTCGATCAATCTCTTTATCGTTAATAGCAAAAATGTTCACATCCCCTCTATCTTCTCTAAAAAATTTTACTTATATTATATCACGTGGTAGGTCTAGCAAAAACCCTATATATTGATGATggcatttaaaaataaaaaaattgtgttaccTCTCTTTAATTATCTGAGAagatataaaaatgaaacaagGCAAAAAGATCATTCCTGAATTACCAAAAGaacaatttaaaaatcaatatttctcacttttcttctttggataaaatttctatatttatagtaagtttttctttaataacaataatattatgattttaaagaagtataaaagaaattgatattaattataaggataaaatagacgtttaaaaaaataattaggtaaaaaggagaaaaataactatttctcaaaattgaaggactagtttaatttttaaaataaaatttacatcaAGAAAAGATATAATATTTGACATTATCACCCAATTATCTCCAATTGTATACCAAAAATAGCCAAACACCCCATTGATTGGCCACATGGCTATGAGGCATATATTCCATACGGCAAACCTAACGCTAATAAACAAGACACTTTCCCATTGGAGGAACTTTGTACTGATTGACTTTGGGACTTGTGAATAGTTACAAAGTACTCAGAGATGAAAAGTATTATTAGAAAATCATAATAGTGTTGATGGATTTCTCATAACTCCATCTACTGATTTTTCTAACATGATtcattatcaaaatattcttatcGATTGATATGATGTTGATTTGAACAAAACTAGCAATGAAAGTGACCGGTAATgctcaataattatattttgattattatttgttgattttgtcaattatttattaatttatatgatttttttttatttttttatttttattattattattattattattattattattattattattattattatatattttgtagcgGTTTAACTTAGCAAGATAGGAATATTGCTCCAAGTTATGGACTAGATAATTATTTTGGTCAGTCCTCACACTTTGAAATGACGGAAAATGTTGGGACATCCNttattaatttatatgatttttttttatttttttatttttattattattattattattattattattattattattattattatatattttgtagcgGTTTAACTTAGCAAGATAGGAATATTGCTCCAAGTTATGGACTAGATAATTATTTTGGTCAGTCCTCACACTTTGAAATGACGGAAAATGTTGGGACATCCTCAAATTTTCATGTCTCGCCTACTTTTGATGCAGATGATTGTCGGTATGTCCAAcacttgattttttatttaagtaaGTTAATTGCATGAggcaaatatttatatttttttacatatataggAAAAATATCACACAAGATGAGCCCATTGATCCTGTGAATATAAATGATCGTGACCTTCCAAATTACGGCTCACCTTCAACTAGTGATAGTGATGATTTGCCTAATGCCGAGGAATCAGGAGATAATGTTCCATTTGAGGCATCATCTAGTGATGATGATTTTTTAATGCCCAATCAGTCGCCAAGATCGATGTTCATGAGTCCGTTTAGTAATCATGAAATTCCTTATCTGGATCATCTCCAAGATGGTCCAGATATCTTTGGCGATACACATGATGAATATACATCACAACGTACGTTGGGTGAACCCGAAGATTTCATGAATGAtgctatttatatttaaaaaggcATGTTGTTCAATTCAAAGAAGCAGTTGCAAAGAGCAATTAAGCTTCTACATTTAAAGATAGCGATGGAGTACTTTGTTATTAAATCGACAAAGAAATCATGGCGACTTGTTTGTAGGCGTGTAGAACAAGGATGTCGATTTAGGCTAACTTCATGATAAACATACTAACATGTGGAAAGTTGGAAGATACATTAAAGAACACACATGTGATATGGATACGTGCCGCGATGGACATTTCAACTTGGATGTTGAGATGATTGCTAACGTTCTCCGTGTTGATATAGAAAAAACGCCAAGGTACTATTTTATTTAgatgatttttctttaataagaaaatattcatttttaatttgatagttaatattatttttacttttcaggTTTTCCATCAAAGACTGTCAAACAATCGTTCTTAAAGCATATGACATTTCGATAAGCAGAAGAAAAGCATATCTTGGTCGCAAGCGTGCTTTTGAAAAAGTCTATGGTACTTGGGAGGGTTCTTTTGCCGAGTTGCCGAGGTTCATGGAAGCTTTGAAACACTTCAATCTCGGAACAATAGTTGAATGGAAAACAAAGCGCCGTGTCGATGTCATTGAAGATGTATTCAACTATGTATTCTGGACTTTTAAACCATGCATTGATGGATTTGTGTTTTGTCGTCCTGTTATATCGATCGACGGAACACATGTCTATGGAAAATATGATATCAAGTTGTTGATTGCGATTGCAACAGCTCAATATTACCTTTGGCATTTGCAATAGATGCGAATGAGAGCATGgagatgaagtttatttttggatcatttgcACTTGCACGTTGTCAAGGGTCGTAGAGGTGTGGCATTGATTTCAGATAGGCATCACGGAATACTCTCATCCATGTATAATTCTCCCAATTGACAGGCCTCATCTAGGTTCCATCATTTTTGTTTAAGACATTTGAaggccaattttttttaaaaaaaattcaaaaatgtcACTTTAAACAACCTTTTATGGGCAGCTGCAAATCACTGCCAGGAGAAAaagtttttggaaaaaatggagATGATCAAGAAATTAATCCGGAAGCGTATGTGATTAATAAAGAACGGTCTTGACAAATGGACATTACACAGGGATGGAGGTAGGATATGGGGCATGCTGACAACAAACAGTTCCGAGTCATTCAATGGTCTTCTTAAGTCAGCCAGGGGCCTGCCAGTTACTGCAATGGTAAAACTCACTTACAATCAGATTGTGAATCGATTTGTTACAAGATCAAAATTAGTCAATCAACTAGTACAACAAAAGCAACAATGGATGTCTAAACCATTCAACATTTTTGAGGATAATCAAAAAAATTCACAGCGTCACACACTTATCAACTATCACCAACAAAGGGAAAACATATTTGAAGTGCAGACACACATGCATCATGGCCGTGGTGGTAATAAGCACATTGTAAATGCATCACAAGGAAAATGTCAATGTGGTAAATGGCAATCATACCACATTCCGTGTTCTCAGGCAATAAAGGGATTTGATCAAATTGGGTATCAAGCATGGGAGCATATGGCACCAGAATTCAGCGTGCGTAGCTACAAAAAAGCCTACTCTGGACAATTCAATCCACTTGGTGGTGAAAAGTATTGGCCTAATAGTCCTTTTCTTATGAtagcaaataaaatatatttacgaAAAGTGGGCATAAATAAAATCACCCGTATACATAATGAAATGGATGTTCCCGCAAGTACACTCACTCGCAAATGTTCAACGTGCAAACAAATAGGCCATGATAGGTGCAACTGTCCTTCACGAGCTCGAAACGCCTCATACGGTGGTAGTAGCTAAAGAAAGATGTTTAATTGTGTTAATTTATTCTTGTATCAATTTCTATGCAactttttattagtattttttatcaTCCTCGAGtgtttatattttcaaattttttcattcatttttttttaaaaaaaaatacatacacaaaataataactatatataattaaaataataatactttcATTGATAGTTT contains these protein-coding regions:
- the LOC125853092 gene encoding uncharacterized protein LOC125853092, encoding MWKVGRYIKEHTCDMDTCRDGHFNLDVEMIANVLRVDIEKTPRFSIKDCQTIVLKAYDISISRRKAYLGRKRAFEKVYGTWEGSFAELPRFMEALKHFNLGTIVEWKTKRRVDVIEDVFNYVFWTFKPCIDGFVFCRPVISIDGTHVYGKYDIKLLIAIATAQYYLWHLQ